The following proteins come from a genomic window of Planctomycetota bacterium:
- a CDS encoding aldehyde dehydrogenase family protein, which translates to MFKLKESYPYYLANEPVGANRDLVVKDKYSGEIATRVAMADTKAIDRAIGAAARATESMRTMKAYERQAVLMHCVERFKGLADDLAVSLCIEAGKPIRDARGEVTRLIDTFRIAAEESVRIGGEVMPLDISARAKQYSGMFKRVPIGPCSFISPFNFPLNLAAHKVAPAIACGCPFVLKPASLTPIGALIIGEVLAETDLPKGAFSILPCRRDGADLFTIDERLKLLSFTGSPAVGWDLKARAGKKKVVLELGGNAAAIVDETWTDLDDAVNRLVVGTFYQSGQSCIGVQRVLIHASIYEAVRDRFVAAAKQLKMGDPRKEETFIGPMISEEEAMRLHNWIESAKRRGAKLLCGGGRAGAMLEATLLENVPEDEDVSCKEAFGPVALLSKFDDFDAALANVNRSVFGLQAGVFTRDLYRANKAWDTLEVGGVIIGDVPSYRVDNMPYGGVKDSGLGREGIRFAIEDMTEIRLLVLRTP; encoded by the coding sequence ATGTTCAAGCTCAAAGAAAGCTATCCGTACTATCTGGCGAATGAACCGGTCGGGGCGAACCGCGATCTTGTGGTCAAGGACAAATACTCGGGCGAAATCGCCACACGTGTCGCGATGGCCGATACGAAGGCGATCGACCGAGCGATCGGCGCGGCGGCGAGAGCGACGGAGTCGATGCGGACGATGAAGGCGTATGAGCGGCAGGCGGTGCTGATGCATTGCGTGGAGCGCTTCAAGGGACTCGCGGACGATCTGGCGGTGAGTCTGTGCATCGAGGCAGGCAAGCCGATTCGCGATGCGCGCGGCGAAGTGACGCGGCTGATCGATACGTTTCGCATCGCGGCGGAGGAGTCGGTGCGGATCGGCGGCGAGGTGATGCCGCTGGACATCAGCGCGCGGGCGAAGCAGTACAGCGGCATGTTCAAGCGCGTGCCGATCGGGCCATGCTCGTTCATTTCGCCCTTCAATTTTCCATTGAATCTGGCGGCTCACAAGGTCGCGCCGGCGATTGCGTGCGGGTGTCCGTTCGTGCTCAAGCCGGCAAGTCTGACGCCGATCGGGGCCCTGATCATCGGCGAAGTGCTGGCGGAGACTGACTTGCCCAAGGGGGCGTTTTCGATCCTTCCCTGCCGGCGCGACGGGGCGGACCTGTTCACGATCGACGAACGGCTCAAATTGTTGAGCTTCACGGGTTCGCCGGCGGTGGGGTGGGACCTCAAAGCCCGCGCGGGAAAGAAGAAGGTCGTGCTCGAACTGGGCGGCAACGCCGCGGCGATCGTCGATGAGACATGGACTGACCTCGACGATGCGGTGAACCGGCTCGTCGTCGGGACGTTCTACCAGTCGGGTCAGTCGTGCATCGGCGTGCAGCGCGTGCTGATCCATGCTTCGATCTATGAAGCGGTGCGCGACAGGTTTGTCGCAGCGGCGAAGCAACTGAAGATGGGCGACCCCCGGAAGGAAGAGACCTTCATCGGCCCGATGATCAGCGAAGAGGAGGCGATGCGGCTACACAACTGGATCGAATCGGCGAAGCGGCGCGGGGCGAAACTGCTATGCGGCGGCGGGCGCGCGGGGGCGATGCTCGAGGCGACCCTTTTGGAGAACGTGCCGGAGGATGAGGACGTTTCATGCAAGGAGGCGTTTGGACCGGTCGCACTGCTCTCGAAGTTCGACGACTTTGATGCGGCTCTGGCGAACGTGAACCGCAGCGTATTCGGCCTGCAGGCGGGCGTGTTCACGCGCGACCTGTATCGGGCGAACAAAGCGTGGGACACGCTCGAAGTCGGCGGCGTCATCATCGGCGACGTGCCCAGCTACCGCGTCGACAACATGCCCTATGGCGGCGTCAAGGACTCGGGCCTCGGCCGGGAGGGCATCCGCTTCGCCATCGAGGATATGACCGAAATCCGCCTGTTGGTGCTGCGCACGCCGTAA
- a CDS encoding MBL fold metallo-hydrolase, whose amino-acid sequence MKLHFLGANRQVTGSRYAIETEDVRVLIDCGMFQERAFQSRNWDDCPVCAKGLDAVLLTHAHLDHCGLLPRLTLEGYDSPIYATKPTVELAEIVMRDAAKIQMEDAAYKKKRHLKEKRKSAHPEVPLYTTEDVEHTLPLFEGVMYNEPAKINDHLSVTWHDAGHILGSAMLDVLVKENGRSTRIVFSGDVGQPHRPFLDDPSVMEEADYIIMESTYGDRDHPDFANIEDQLEKIIAQTIVTQRGHLLIPTFALERAQDLIYHIGNLVRANRIPKVMVFLDSPMAVDVTDVFRRYRDWFDEPMRKMIEGGTPPLKFDGLTMTKTAEESKKLNSLKEPAIILASSGMCTGGRIKHHLAQHIGDPKCTILFVGYQSVGTLGRIIRDGAKEVRIHGRTLPVHAQIASLEGFSAHGDRGDLLNWLSHFKKPPKQLFLTHGEEQVSLHFAQEIRQRMNWPVTVPNYRQTVELGESGTVEI is encoded by the coding sequence ATGAAGTTGCACTTTCTCGGCGCCAATCGTCAGGTCACCGGCTCGCGCTACGCCATCGAAACCGAAGACGTGCGCGTGCTCATTGACTGCGGCATGTTTCAGGAGCGGGCCTTTCAATCTCGCAACTGGGACGACTGTCCCGTCTGCGCCAAGGGCCTCGACGCCGTGCTCCTCACCCACGCGCATCTCGATCACTGCGGGCTGCTTCCTCGACTGACCCTTGAAGGGTACGACAGCCCCATCTACGCCACCAAGCCCACCGTCGAGCTCGCCGAGATCGTCATGCGCGACGCCGCGAAAATTCAGATGGAGGACGCGGCCTACAAGAAGAAGCGACACCTCAAGGAAAAGCGCAAGAGCGCGCATCCCGAAGTCCCGCTCTACACAACCGAAGACGTCGAGCACACGCTGCCGCTCTTTGAAGGCGTGATGTATAACGAGCCCGCGAAGATCAATGATCATTTGAGCGTGACCTGGCATGATGCCGGACACATCCTCGGGTCCGCCATGCTGGATGTGCTCGTCAAGGAAAACGGCCGGTCGACGCGCATCGTCTTCTCCGGTGACGTCGGTCAGCCGCATCGCCCCTTTCTCGACGACCCGAGCGTGATGGAGGAAGCGGACTACATCATCATGGAGTCCACCTACGGCGACCGCGACCATCCCGACTTCGCCAACATCGAAGATCAGCTTGAAAAGATCATCGCGCAAACGATCGTCACGCAGCGGGGCCACCTGCTGATCCCGACCTTTGCGCTGGAGCGGGCGCAGGATCTGATCTACCACATCGGCAATCTCGTCCGGGCCAATCGCATTCCGAAGGTCATGGTGTTTCTCGACAGCCCGATGGCGGTCGATGTGACGGATGTGTTTCGGCGATATCGCGACTGGTTCGATGAGCCGATGCGAAAGATGATCGAAGGCGGGACGCCCCCGCTCAAGTTCGACGGGCTGACGATGACCAAGACCGCGGAGGAATCCAAGAAACTCAACTCGCTCAAGGAGCCGGCGATCATTCTCGCGTCCAGCGGCATGTGCACCGGCGGGCGCATCAAGCATCACCTGGCCCAGCACATCGGCGACCCCAAGTGCACGATTCTGTTCGTCGGGTACCAATCCGTCGGCACGCTCGGCCGCATCATCCGCGACGGCGCCAAGGAAGTCCGCATTCATGGACGCACCCTGCCGGTGCACGCTCAGATCGCGTCGCTCGAGGGCTTCAGTGCCCACGGCGACCGGGGCGACCTGCTCAATTGGCTCAGTCACTTCAAGAAGCCGCCCAAACAGCTCTTCCTCACGCATGGCGAAGAGCAGGTTTCGCTGCATTTTGCCCAGGAAATCCGGCAGAGGATGAACTGGCCCGTCACAGTGCCGAACTACCGGCAAACGGTCGAGCTGGGCGAATCAGGCACGGTCGAAATCTGA
- a CDS encoding PEP-CTERM sorting domain-containing protein (PEP-CTERM proteins occur, often in large numbers, in the proteomes of bacteria that also encode an exosortase, a predicted intramembrane cysteine proteinase. The presence of a PEP-CTERM domain at a protein's C-terminus predicts cleavage within the sorting domain, followed by covalent anchoring to some some component of the (usually Gram-negative) cell surface. Many PEP-CTERM proteins exhibit an unusual sequence composition that includes large numbers of potential glycosylation sites. Expression of one such protein has been shown restore the ability of a bacterium to form floc, a type of biofilm.) → MGRYQSAAAALGIALCLATSSKGVLIKSFAGASGPGLGSFMLVDSDIINGFEGNDDLEDNGLSSNFFRYDLVFTSNQFIDITINAASAPGDASVSEYDLIFPTAKNQTMTTWTGLHMVLGFMDGSTFRPGGASGLDFDDPDPNTFVDGDFFIPVRNIDDLVVTGPDLFNDNFVNLLYSIDVPGLNDVPDYAPRTTDGYQFVLRVEPIALLTRDPGPTTPEPTTLVLLASGLMMLHRRR, encoded by the coding sequence ATGGGTCGATATCAATCTGCCGCGGCGGCGCTGGGAATTGCACTGTGTCTTGCGACCAGCAGCAAAGGTGTGCTTATCAAGAGTTTCGCCGGCGCGTCAGGTCCGGGGCTCGGGTCTTTCATGCTCGTCGATTCCGACATCATCAACGGCTTCGAAGGCAATGACGACCTGGAGGACAACGGCCTGTCCAGCAACTTCTTCCGTTATGACCTGGTCTTCACCAGCAATCAGTTCATCGATATCACCATCAACGCTGCATCAGCGCCCGGCGACGCGTCCGTCAGCGAATATGACCTCATTTTCCCGACGGCTAAGAACCAGACGATGACGACATGGACGGGCCTGCACATGGTGCTCGGATTCATGGACGGCTCCACGTTTCGGCCGGGCGGCGCCAGCGGGCTTGATTTTGACGATCCGGACCCCAATACATTCGTCGACGGCGACTTTTTCATCCCGGTGCGAAACATCGATGATCTGGTGGTCACCGGACCGGACTTGTTCAATGACAATTTTGTCAATCTGCTCTACTCGATTGACGTGCCCGGGTTGAATGACGTTCCCGACTACGCACCGCGGACGACGGATGGATACCAGTTCGTGTTGCGCGTCGAGCCGATCGCGCTTCTGACGCGTGATCCGGGGCCGACGACGCCCGAGCCGACGACGCTCGTGCTGCTTGCGAGCGGACTGATGATGCTGCATCGTCGCCGCTGA
- a CDS encoding prepilin-type N-terminal cleavage/methylation domain-containing protein: MTRRHGFTLIELLVVVTIIVTLVAILLPSLARAQSNARALVCTANLHQMQIGWQMCVNANAGKIPYTRQIREPHWTTLMIRTLGAALPSFYGTNARSVAACPEVHHAYHPMYYANPQLGYAVNTWWRDGLSDSNNDLQPWSAVRHPSTYPWFVDPQIYAWGDGFNAAHRVPYTPQGPPDWGVGANHDDGNLSNMSFADGSARAVPMTDIRLRLFGPASFPFFENR, encoded by the coding sequence ATGACGCGTCGACATGGTTTCACGCTCATCGAACTGCTGGTCGTCGTCACGATCATCGTGACGCTTGTGGCGATTCTGCTGCCTTCGCTCGCGCGGGCGCAGTCGAACGCGCGCGCCCTGGTCTGCACCGCCAATTTACATCAGATGCAGATCGGCTGGCAGATGTGTGTCAATGCTAACGCCGGCAAGATTCCTTACACGCGCCAGATCCGCGAGCCGCATTGGACGACGCTAATGATCAGGACGCTTGGTGCCGCGCTGCCTTCGTTCTACGGCACGAACGCCCGGTCGGTGGCGGCCTGCCCCGAGGTGCATCACGCTTACCATCCGATGTACTACGCCAATCCGCAGCTTGGCTACGCGGTCAATACATGGTGGCGCGACGGGCTGTCCGATTCGAATAACGACCTTCAGCCATGGTCCGCTGTGCGCCATCCCTCGACATATCCGTGGTTCGTGGACCCGCAGATTTATGCGTGGGGCGATGGCTTCAATGCGGCGCACCGCGTGCCGTACACGCCTCAGGGGCCGCCCGACTGGGGCGTCGGAGCCAACCATGACGACGGCAATCTTTCGAATATGTCCTTCGCCGACGGCAGTGCCCGCGCTGTACCGATGACGGACATTCGGCTGCGCCTCTTCGGGCCGGCGAGTTTTCCGTTTTTTGAAAACCGCTGA
- a CDS encoding protein kinase: MPDSSESTLPPISSGGVSELFAGSVADTAHVSVDGYEVLRLLGEGGMGTVWRAVQISTRRQVALKLMRDRAFTSTRARARFEREVALAASLQHPNIARVYHSGLHNGVYFYAMELIDGVRLDQYVRERQPSRRHRVALVARIAHAVAALHDKGIVHRDLKPSNILITADGQPHIIDFGLARSLDNESLPPISMDGEVHGTTRYMSPEQAAGRSEEVGFRSDVYTLGVILYQLVCGELPHGRSDNDFELRRSIIEHEVRRPRHIQPDIDADIDAVLTTALALEPSRRYPSMADFAADLNRYLAGEIVRARPLTLGYLLAKRIRRHRVRFALMLCVLLTLVATFVVSYLHVSAARRRAEDSAEASRGAHYLTRIALANIELERHQTHQVRALLDDCPQELRQWEWYRLDAVSDQSIHAVRDEHTVLDAVIVDGGARVMTFTDDRMVRTRDLGTGAVLSELSLEIDPPNRAAFSPDGSFLAVNQAEVSVDLIDTRTGRRVWTLPVNGHVIRPKFSADGRCLLIAFGGDQMIVCRTDSGQILGKFSVPGSRINVTAIGATGRIVACTGGRTEVWDVATGRSLMNSAGEIESGLAIAIDPNESRIAVINGKGELLLWNLADTARPVHMTTGLGRVCDASFMLDDLHLVAAFDVNAAVVVRVSDGAVVERLEGVPDFLRGVHVVSGDRVMTLSGNAVNVWDLSLPVNGCRRIGREVIGADNRNVELNARDGALFSSDRSPCLMNLVDGTVRRAPFMLSGQFAGSAQAADGSCFAVMTFDDELCVIDRATLERRMLVSSEHGFIWHCLSDDGALLAAAALSNSGVRVWRVADGKEVGAVAGEFPMTFLRHSHTLVCRDPSSAEMSLVDVDRAMHITRSAVDLKGCQLAVVDPTGASIALVRSDGVEVLSTTTWKRTAQLHGDVLHQVSDLAFDPSGARIVTADQKVRLWDSASGTEIMTLDDRSGDVFDRVTFTEDGRSIAAYTRFGDVVIWSSAPNDKHRIKP, translated from the coding sequence ATGCCTGACTCATCCGAAAGCACGCTGCCGCCGATTTCCTCCGGCGGCGTCTCCGAACTCTTCGCCGGCTCCGTCGCCGACACCGCTCATGTCAGCGTCGATGGCTATGAGGTGCTGCGCCTGCTGGGCGAAGGCGGGATGGGCACGGTCTGGCGGGCGGTGCAGATTTCGACCCGTCGCCAGGTCGCCCTCAAGCTCATGCGCGATCGTGCCTTCACCTCCACGCGCGCCCGCGCTCGCTTTGAGCGCGAAGTCGCCCTCGCCGCCAGTCTTCAGCATCCCAACATCGCGCGCGTCTATCACAGCGGGCTCCACAACGGCGTGTACTTCTACGCCATGGAGCTCATCGATGGCGTTCGGCTCGATCAATACGTCCGTGAACGTCAGCCGTCGCGACGACATCGCGTCGCCCTCGTGGCCCGCATCGCTCATGCCGTCGCCGCGCTGCATGACAAGGGCATTGTCCATCGTGATCTCAAACCTTCCAACATCCTCATTACCGCCGACGGGCAACCGCACATCATCGACTTCGGTCTGGCGCGAAGTCTAGACAATGAATCGCTCCCGCCCATTTCGATGGATGGCGAGGTTCACGGCACGACGCGCTACATGTCTCCTGAGCAGGCCGCGGGACGCAGCGAAGAGGTCGGTTTCCGCTCCGACGTGTACACGCTCGGCGTCATTCTTTATCAACTGGTCTGCGGCGAGCTTCCGCATGGTCGCTCCGACAACGACTTCGAACTGCGCCGCAGCATCATCGAACACGAAGTCCGTCGCCCGCGTCACATTCAGCCGGACATTGACGCGGATATCGATGCCGTCCTCACCACGGCACTGGCGCTCGAACCGAGTCGGCGGTACCCCTCCATGGCCGACTTCGCCGCCGACCTCAATCGATATCTCGCCGGTGAGATCGTGCGGGCGCGCCCGCTGACGCTCGGTTATCTGCTGGCCAAGCGCATCCGCCGACATCGCGTGCGCTTCGCGCTGATGCTCTGCGTACTCTTGACGCTCGTCGCGACATTCGTCGTCTCCTATCTCCATGTCTCCGCCGCACGCCGCCGCGCCGAGGACAGCGCCGAGGCCTCCCGCGGGGCCCATTATCTGACGCGCATCGCGCTGGCGAACATCGAGTTGGAGCGCCATCAGACTCATCAGGTTCGCGCGCTGCTTGACGACTGCCCCCAGGAGCTGCGCCAATGGGAGTGGTATCGCCTTGACGCGGTGTCCGATCAGAGCATCCATGCCGTGCGCGACGAACACACCGTGCTGGACGCGGTGATCGTGGACGGTGGCGCCCGTGTGATGACATTCACCGACGACCGCATGGTTCGCACACGTGACCTCGGTACCGGTGCGGTTCTTTCGGAATTGTCGCTGGAGATTGATCCTCCGAATCGCGCTGCATTTTCGCCCGACGGATCGTTTCTGGCCGTTAACCAGGCGGAAGTGTCCGTGGATCTCATCGACACGCGGACCGGCCGGCGGGTCTGGACGCTTCCCGTCAACGGCCATGTCATCCGGCCGAAATTCAGCGCCGACGGTCGATGCCTTCTCATCGCATTCGGAGGCGATCAGATGATCGTCTGTCGTACCGATTCGGGACAAATCCTCGGGAAATTCAGTGTTCCTGGCTCGCGCATCAATGTCACCGCCATTGGAGCGACGGGTCGGATCGTCGCATGCACCGGCGGCCGCACCGAGGTCTGGGACGTCGCGACCGGCCGATCACTGATGAACTCCGCCGGCGAAATCGAGTCCGGCTTGGCGATCGCCATCGACCCCAATGAATCGCGCATCGCCGTGATCAATGGCAAGGGCGAACTTCTGCTTTGGAACCTGGCGGACACGGCGCGCCCTGTCCATATGACCACCGGGCTCGGGCGGGTGTGCGACGCTAGTTTCATGCTGGACGACTTGCATCTCGTGGCGGCTTTCGATGTCAACGCGGCGGTCGTCGTGCGGGTTTCCGACGGCGCCGTTGTTGAGCGGCTCGAAGGCGTGCCTGACTTTCTCCGCGGCGTGCACGTTGTGTCCGGCGACCGTGTCATGACGCTCAGCGGCAATGCGGTCAACGTCTGGGATCTGTCGCTGCCGGTCAATGGATGCCGTCGTATCGGACGCGAAGTGATCGGCGCCGACAACCGCAATGTGGAACTTAACGCCCGCGACGGCGCCTTATTCTCGTCCGATCGATCGCCCTGTCTGATGAACCTCGTCGACGGCACGGTGCGCCGCGCGCCGTTCATGCTTTCCGGTCAGTTCGCGGGCTCCGCGCAAGCCGCCGACGGATCATGCTTCGCCGTCATGACATTCGATGACGAACTGTGCGTGATTGATCGCGCGACGCTTGAGCGACGAATGCTCGTGAGTTCGGAGCACGGTTTCATCTGGCATTGTCTTTCCGACGACGGTGCGCTGTTGGCGGCGGCTGCACTGTCGAACAGCGGCGTACGGGTGTGGCGCGTTGCGGACGGGAAGGAAGTTGGCGCCGTCGCTGGTGAATTTCCCATGACGTTTCTTCGCCATTCGCACACGCTCGTCTGCCGCGATCCGTCGTCAGCGGAAATGTCGCTCGTCGATGTCGATCGCGCGATGCACATCACGCGCTCGGCCGTCGATCTCAAGGGCTGTCAATTGGCCGTCGTCGATCCGACCGGGGCGTCGATCGCGCTGGTGCGATCCGACGGCGTCGAAGTGCTGTCGACGACCACATGGAAGCGCACCGCCCAACTACACGGCGACGTACTGCATCAGGTCTCCGACCTGGCTTTCGATCCCTCCGGCGCCCGTATCGTCACCGCAGACCAGAAGGTGCGGTTGTGGGATTCGGCGTCGGGTACGGAGATCATGACCCTTGACGACCGATCGGGCGATGTCTTCGATCGCGTGACATTCACCGAGGACGGGCGATCGATCGCCGCATATACGAGGTTCGGCGACGTCGTGATCTGGTCATCGGCCCCCAATGACAAGCATCGGATCAAGCCATGA
- a CDS encoding HDOD domain-containing protein → MSRVLIADDMAVYREPIAEALRSAGFDVEMAPDGEAALRQVKSFDPDLILLDLHMPGLDGLGVLSELRRHEVSAKLPVIILSSVAERDLIRQAAVMGISGYMLKSSFSLADLTDRIRRAIESESGQQPTSTPATPATSTGSVQEQGLPIGEVATIDNTNALEALKSIKPIITRTAINEHLESCGELKAMSPTVAQLLKATQSAGVSIERISNMIKQDQAIALQVLKMANSVVYTHGEPVESVQKAVMRIGLTQIRQLVMNIAVIERFAITSHPRLSTEQFWEHSISTGLIAAALTRQRGEGENEIDAAFTMGLLHDVGRMILIERMPDLYTQVLDACEELELPLEQVESRMLLVNHADLMDKTLRQWRFPKPLIDPIALHHLGIGNIRSLAPRMVTEVATLALANRLSHAMLLGSSGNQALYPIDPFVRALKLKHDVLDEICRTIPDQTADVKFAMLSQSGAGGGGWVDLSQKIRDRIGVPIRPICVSAEPDTDAYRIVCDRIGDPITDDQKPNLVVAHLTSSAERDVVADKLQAAESQHGVHHLPMVILSANANLSLPDKAIAGRNVRLLPSPIDLTRWVTAVKSLVGDADPPTQV, encoded by the coding sequence ATGAGCCGCGTACTGATTGCCGACGACATGGCCGTCTATCGAGAGCCGATCGCTGAGGCGTTGCGATCGGCTGGCTTTGACGTCGAGATGGCGCCGGATGGCGAAGCGGCGCTGCGTCAGGTCAAGTCGTTCGATCCGGACCTGATCCTGTTGGATCTTCATATGCCCGGTCTGGACGGGCTGGGCGTGCTTTCGGAGTTGCGACGCCATGAAGTATCTGCCAAGTTGCCGGTGATCATTCTCAGCTCTGTGGCCGAGCGCGATCTGATCCGCCAGGCCGCCGTGATGGGCATCTCCGGTTACATGCTCAAAAGCAGCTTCTCGCTCGCGGACCTGACCGATCGCATCCGTCGCGCTATCGAATCCGAGTCGGGACAGCAACCGACTTCGACGCCCGCAACGCCGGCCACGTCGACCGGCTCAGTTCAAGAACAGGGATTACCCATCGGCGAAGTCGCCACGATCGACAACACCAATGCACTCGAGGCGCTCAAATCGATCAAGCCGATCATCACGCGCACGGCGATCAACGAGCATCTTGAATCGTGCGGTGAGCTGAAGGCGATGTCGCCGACCGTCGCGCAGCTCCTGAAGGCGACGCAGTCGGCGGGCGTGTCGATCGAACGCATCTCCAACATGATCAAGCAGGATCAGGCGATCGCGCTGCAAGTGCTCAAGATGGCCAACTCCGTGGTCTATACGCATGGCGAGCCGGTGGAGAGCGTGCAAAAGGCGGTCATGCGCATCGGGCTCACGCAGATCCGTCAGCTTGTCATGAATATCGCCGTCATCGAGCGATTCGCCATCACGAGCCATCCGCGCCTGAGCACCGAACAGTTCTGGGAGCACTCGATTTCGACCGGTCTTATCGCCGCCGCCCTCACCCGTCAGCGCGGCGAAGGCGAAAACGAGATCGACGCAGCGTTCACGATGGGACTACTGCACGACGTCGGCCGCATGATCCTCATCGAGCGCATGCCCGATCTATACACGCAGGTGCTCGATGCATGCGAGGAGCTTGAGTTGCCGCTGGAGCAGGTCGAGAGCCGCATGCTGCTGGTGAATCATGCGGACCTGATGGACAAGACGCTTCGGCAATGGCGTTTCCCCAAGCCGCTCATCGACCCGATCGCGCTGCATCATCTGGGCATCGGTAATATCCGTTCGCTCGCCCCGCGCATGGTCACGGAAGTCGCCACACTCGCCCTGGCCAACCGGCTCAGTCACGCGATGCTGCTCGGCTCAAGCGGGAATCAGGCGCTGTATCCAATCGACCCGTTCGTGCGTGCGCTCAAACTCAAGCACGATGTACTCGATGAGATTTGTCGCACGATTCCCGATCAGACCGCCGACGTGAAGTTCGCCATGCTCAGTCAGAGCGGCGCCGGCGGCGGGGGATGGGTCGATCTGAGTCAGAAGATCAGGGATCGCATTGGCGTTCCGATCCGGCCCATCTGTGTTTCCGCCGAGCCGGACACGGACGCGTATCGCATCGTTTGCGACCGGATCGGCGATCCGATCACCGACGATCAGAAACCCAATCTTGTCGTCGCTCATTTGACAAGCTCAGCCGAGCGCGACGTCGTCGCCGACAAACTTCAGGCAGCGGAAAGCCAGCATGGCGTCCATCATCTGCCGATGGTCATCCTGTCGGCGAACGCCAATTTGTCGCTCCCGGACAAGGCGATCGCCGGGCGTAATGTGCGATTGCTCCCGAGCCCCATCGATCTGACGCGCTGGGTCACCGCAGTGAAAAGTCTGGTGGGTGACGCCGATCCGCCGACGCAAGTCTGA
- a CDS encoding diguanylate cyclase, translating into MNEQQGKTNDADAKFAGNPTTQVTGGDPFGADARGPAMLSSRGMRLLAVEDDEDHRELILSGLNAPGRESIDLSFACSVADACARLAVDRFDCVIIDQNLPDGCGLDILDRAKEHLLATPVVGLSTSGRQAVTRGDVRAEGIEFIQKHSAFADGSLRRRLFAALARYHRRAAGMVHGDETLAASGILDRTAFKEHHARLHHRALREHVVYALMLADVDQIAQDCDQSCGVAGDEVIEKVARAIRSDLREHDVIGRYGERELAVLCEHNRQVDHTPVATRLCKHISKLEIEQKHHFEHGLVTISMGVAMYDPAAPETEEQIVRRAGGALEEARGAGQSRVIRALRST; encoded by the coding sequence GTGAACGAACAGCAGGGGAAAACCAATGATGCCGATGCGAAGTTCGCAGGCAACCCGACGACGCAAGTGACGGGTGGCGATCCGTTCGGCGCCGATGCGCGGGGACCAGCGATGCTTTCGAGCCGCGGGATGCGCTTGCTGGCGGTCGAGGATGATGAAGACCATCGCGAATTGATTCTGAGCGGATTGAACGCGCCGGGGCGAGAGAGCATCGACTTGTCCTTCGCGTGCAGCGTGGCTGACGCGTGTGCGCGACTTGCGGTCGATCGCTTCGATTGCGTGATCATCGATCAGAACCTGCCTGATGGGTGCGGGCTGGACATCCTTGATCGTGCGAAGGAGCATCTTCTCGCTACGCCGGTGGTCGGGTTGTCGACTAGCGGTCGGCAAGCCGTGACGCGGGGTGATGTGCGTGCCGAGGGTATCGAATTCATACAAAAGCACTCCGCCTTCGCCGACGGGTCGCTTCGCCGCCGACTCTTTGCCGCTCTGGCGCGATATCACCGGCGCGCCGCCGGCATGGTTCATGGCGATGAAACGCTTGCTGCGTCGGGAATCCTGGATCGCACGGCCTTCAAGGAGCATCACGCCCGGTTGCACCATCGCGCACTGCGGGAGCACGTTGTCTACGCACTGATGCTCGCGGATGTCGACCAGATCGCACAGGACTGCGATCAATCCTGCGGCGTTGCCGGCGACGAAGTCATTGAGAAAGTCGCCAGAGCGATCAGAAGTGATCTTCGCGAGCACGATGTGATCGGGCGATATGGGGAACGGGAGCTTGCAGTGCTTTGCGAGCACAATCGCCAAGTCGATCACACGCCTGTCGCGACCCGGCTTTGCAAGCACATCAGCAAGCTCGAAATCGAGCAGAAGCATCACTTCGAGCACGGCCTCGTCACGATCAGCATGGGCGTCGCGATGTACGATCCGGCGGCGCCGGAGACGGAGGAGCAGATTGTCCGGCGTGCCGGTGGCGCGCTGGAGGAGGCACGGGGTGCGGGTCAAAGCCGTGTCATCAGGGCATTGAGGTCGACATGA